In a single window of the Elaeis guineensis isolate ETL-2024a chromosome 6, EG11, whole genome shotgun sequence genome:
- the LOC105047590 gene encoding ubiquitin-like modifier-activating enzyme atg7 produces MAESPSTSSSPSSERAGKILQFAPFQSLVDDGFWRRLSSLKLDTLGIDQSPIPITGFYAPCSHAQVSNHMTLLAESLPHDPSLRSSPTEMTRGNRNKCPVPGILYNTNTLESFHALDRESLLKAEAKKILEDIFSGKVEEDSASLSRFLLISFADLKKWSFRYWFAFPALVLDPPATLLNLQPALEAFNLEEAESLSAACNEWRNSSLTADIPFFLVSFASSSHVTLRPLKDWEACQVDGQKLLFGFYDPCHLPNNPGWPLRNFLAFISLRWNMEKICFLCYREKHGLADLGLSLVGEALVSPPQAWRDPQCVPKAVGWELKRGKLAYRTINLAESMDPERLAVSAADLNLKLMRWRTLPSLNLNVLAGVRCLLLGAGTLGCQVARMLMAWGVRKITLLDSGRVAMSNPVRQSLYTFEDCLNGGDLKAVAAARSLKHIFPAVEAEGIKLAIPMPGHPVPAHEADGVLDDCKHLQSLVASHDVIFLLTDTRESRWLPTLFCANLNKIAITAALGFDSYLVMRHGAGPLGCMSDSSNKVEDMSTVVAQVETSLTIGGDKGQRLGCYFCNDVVAPIDSTSNRTLDQQCTVTRPGLAPIASALAAELLVGILHHPNRIHAPGEIATSIMSNSEQPFGILPHQIRGSIPQFSQMTLVGYSSNSCTACSTTVVSEYRRRGMEFILQAINQPTYLEDLTGLTELMKSASSFKLDWDNETDDDADV; encoded by the exons ATGGCGGAGAGCCCTTCCACTTCGTCGTCGCCTTCGTCGGAGAGAGCGGGAAAAATACTGCAGTTCGCTCCGTTTCAGAGCTTGGTGGACGATGGCTTCTGGCGGAGGCTCTCTTCTCTCAAGCTTGACACCTTGGGAATCGATCAATCCCCCATCCCTATCACCG GTTTTTATGCACCTTGTTCCCACGCCCAAGTTTCGAACCATATGACGTTGCTTGCTGAATCATTGCCACATGATCCTAGTCTGCGGTCATCGCCAACTGAGATGACTCGTGGCAATCGGAATAAATGTCCTGTTCCTGGGATTCTTTACAACACCAATACATTAGAGAGCTTCCATGCCCTCGATAGAGAGTCTCTGCTGAAGGCGGAAGCGAAAAAG ATATTAGAAGACATTTTCTCCGGAAAAGTAGAAGAGGATAGCGCATCACTTTCAAGGTTCCTTCTCATCTCGTTTGCTGATCTAAAAAAGTGGAGCTTCCGCTACTGGTTTGCTTTTCCCGCATTGGTACTTGATCCTCCAGCAACCTTACTCAATCTGCAACCAGCTTTAGAGGCCTTCAATCTGGAAGAG GCTGAATCTTTATCAGCGGCATGCAATGAATGGCGCAATTCAAGCTTGACAGCAG ATATCCCATTCTTTTTGGTTAGTTTTGCTTCAAGTTCACATGTCACCTTGAGGCCATTAAAGGACTGGGAAGCCTGCCAGGTTGATGGTCAGAAG CTGCTATTTGGCTTTTATGATCCATGTCATCTTCCAAATAATCCTGGATGGCCTCTTCGCAACTTCCTTGCATTTATCAGTTTGAGATGGAACATGGAAAAGATCTGCTTTTTATGCTATCGAGAGAAACATGGTTTGGCTGACTTGGGGTTATCCCTTGTTGGGGAAGCTTTGGTTTCACCACCTCAAG cctgGAGAGATCCACAATGTGTTCCTAAAGCTGTAGGATGGGAACTAAAGAGAGGGAAGCTAGCATACAGAACTATCAACCTTGCAGAATCCATGGATCCGGAGAG GTTGGCTGTGTCTGCTGCAGACTTGAATTTAAAGCTCATGAGGTGGCGTACATTGCCATCTCTAAATTTAAATGTCCTGGCTGGTGTTCGATGTCTTCTTTTAGGTGCTGGTACGCTTGGATGCCAGGTTGCTCGAATGCTCATG GCTTGGGGGGTTAGGAAGATAACACTGCTTGACAGTGGCCGAGTAGCTATGTCTAATCCTGTAAGACAGTCTTTGTATACATTCGAGGATTGCCTCAATGGTGGTGACTTGAAAGCTGTTGCAGCAGCTAGAAGTCTGAAGCATATATTTCCAGCTGTG GAAGCAGAAGGTATTAAACTGGCCATACCAATGCCAGGGCATCCTGTACCTGCCCATGAAGCAGATGGCGTGCTTGATGATTGCAAGCATCTTCAATCTTTAGTAGCTTCCCATGATGTGATCTTTCTACTGACAGACACAAGAGAAAGCAGATGGCTTCCAACACTTTTTTGTGCAAATTTGAACAAG ATAGCTATTACTGCAGCTTTGGGATTTGACAGTTACCTTGTTATGCGTCACGGGGCTGGTCCTCTTGGTTGTATGTCTGATTCTAGCAATAAAGTTGAAGATATGAGCACTGTGGTTGCTCAGGTTGAAACCTCATTGACTATAGGTGGGGATAAAGGGCAGCGGTTAGGGTGTTATTTCTGCAACGATGTCGTTGCTCCTATAGAT TCAACTTCCAATCGCACACTGGACCAACAATGTACGGTGACACGACCTGGACTTGCACCAATTGCTTCTGCACTAGCAGCAGAACTACTGGTGGGAATTTTACATCATCCCAACAG GATACATGCCCCAGGGGAGATTGCTACCTCAATTATGAGCAACAGCGAGCAGCCTTTTGGTATATTGCCCCATCAAATCCGAGGCTCTATACCCCAATTTTCTCAAATGACACTAGTAGGCTATTCATCAAACAGTTGTACAGCCTGTAGCACAACT GTGGTATCAGAATATAGAAGACGAGGAATGGAGTTTATTTTACAAGCTATTAACCAACCAACCTATCTGGAAGACCTTACTGGACTGACGGAGCTGATGAAATCAGCAAGTTCTTTCAAATTGGATTGGGATAACGAAACTGATGATGATGCTGATGTCTGA
- the LOC105047593 gene encoding uncharacterized protein, with protein MMDSSSTFSNMKKKSKKPQQLLCCFFARIFGQSFSPSSYKTKANDNLELKDSINEPSIPVSVINSEMKVEEAKGEAGDAAGLKRSVKQLHFGGWEEKGEAALEIKRLAKVDARMRRSLAKLGVIPSLVSMLVEAQDDHCRRLAIEALIELANGTFTNKALMVEAGLLVKLPQLMDTLELSGKQELAVLLMSISSLAKTQFPMAPGHIISFLIEILNDEEVVEETKVTCLAALCNLSTKLDNTRAIVSSGLVHTLIRLLSNRRASEGALAIMGNLILSEMGKKAIEDDSMVPKALVETMTWFEQPKCQELAIYILMILAHKSKTQRQKMAGLGIVSLLLEVALLGSPLAQKRALKMLQWFKDEGQSKIGAHSGPQTERISLTSSPVSGGETKKCQKAVKQMVKQSLNNNMEAIMRRAHVPENFSSFKSFAASSSSKSLPY; from the exons ATGATGGATTCCTCTTCTACCTTCTCCAACATGAAGAAAAAGAGCAAGAAGCCACAACAACTACTGTGCTGCTTCTTTGCTCGAATATTTGGTCAATCTTTCTCACCTTCCTCCTATAAAACAAAGGCCAATGACAACCTTGAGCTCAAAGACTCCATTAACGAACCATCTATTCCTGTAAGTGTTATTAATTCAGAGATGAAGGTGGAGGAAGCGAAGGGTGAGGCAGGGGATGCGGCGGGGTTGAAGAGGTCGGTGAAGCAGCTACACTTTGGAGGGTGGGAGGAAAAGGGGGAGGCGGCGTTGGAGATAAAGAGGCTTGCGAAAGTGGATGCTCGTATGAGGCGGTCGCTGGCGAAGCTGGGTGTCATTCCGTCGCTGGTGTCCATGCTCGTTGAGGCCCAGGATGATCATTGCCGCCGCTTGGCCATTGAAGCGCTGATCGAGCTAGCTAATGGTACTTTTAC AAACAAAGCGCTTATGGTGGAGGCCGGACTCCTTGTGAAACTACCACAGCTCATGGACACCCTGGAGTTATCTGGAAAACAAGAACTTGCAGTCCTCCTCATGTCCATCTCTTCTCTCGCAAAAACTCAATTCCCCATGGCCCCTGGCCACATCATTTCCTTCCTAATTGAGATCCTTAATGACGAAGAAGTTGTCGAGGAGACAAAGGTTACATGCCTAGCAGCTCTATGCAATCTGTCAACAAAGCTGGATAATACTAGAGCTATTGTTTCGAGTGGTTTAGTGCATACTCTGATAAGATTGTTGTCGAACAGAAGGGCCTCGGAAGGAGCTCTAGCAATCATGGGGAACTTGATTCTAAGTGAAATGGGAAAGAAAGCCATTGAAGATGACTCCATGGTTCCAAAAGCCTTAGTAGAAACAATGACATGGTTTGAGCAGCCTAAGTGCCAAGAGCTTGCTATTTACATACTGATGATTCTCGCTCATAAGAGCAAAACACAGAGGCAGAAGATGGCAGGGCTGGGGATTGTGTCACTACTTCTGGAGGTGGCCTTGTTAGGGAGCCCCCTTGCACAAAAGAGGGCACTTAAGATGCTGCAGTGGTTCAAAGATGAGGGACAATCAAAGATAGGAGCGCATTCTGGGCCTCAAACAGAAAGGATTTCGCTTACAAGCAGTCCTGTTAGTGGAGGAGAGACAAAAAAATGTCAAAAGGCTGTCAAGCAGATGGTGAAGCAGAGTCTCAATAACAACATGGAGGCAATTATGAGAAGAGCTCATGTACCTGAGAATTTTTCTAGCTTTAAAAGCTTTGCTGCAAGCTCTAGCTCTAAGAGCCTGCCTTACTAA
- the LOC105047594 gene encoding UBP1-associated protein 2C: protein MDPNTKKRKTDENGAVAASQAMLTPEDARKIVEPFTREQLLDIVQEAMCRDAGVLDAVRAIADRDPAQRKLFIRGLGWETTTEALRNLFSAYGELEEAVVIVDKATGKSKGYGFITFRHIDGALLALKEPSKKIDGRMTVTQLAAAGTAGPTAAAPPPVDVSLRKIFVGNVPADMPSDRLLAHFSSYGEIEEGPLGFDKQTGKFRGFALFVYKTAEAARASLVDPTKNIDGHHLVCKLAIEGKKGKPGAPATGAAGPVGGVQGQPMGGGADIGGDKLGMGHQSSLPSSMSSQYGGPGGGISSFGGYSGGGIPGAAGLGHHHHLNSSLPSSMGAGNPGLSSVGSQVPSSLTGAGAGAGGYGGGLGGPYGSSSQYGGPGSGGYGGFGAGSSLYRLPPSSVGMPSGAYPESGHYPLSSSAYQSQHHPPPGSSPGPRVPSGGLYQNPYY, encoded by the coding sequence ATGGATCCCAACACCAAGAAGCGAAAGACCGACGAGAACGGTGCCGTGGCCGCCTCTCAGGCGATGCTGACGCCCGAGGACGCCCGCAAGATCGTGGAGCCCTTCACCCGCGAGCAGCTCCTCGACATCGTCCAGGAAGCCATGTGCCGCGATGCTGGCGTGCTCGACGCCGTCCGGGCCATCGCGGACCGGGACCCTGCTCAGCGCAAGCTCTTCATCCGCGGCCTCGGCTGGGAGACTACGACTGAGGCCCTCCGCAACCTCTTCTCCGCATACGGCGAGCTCGAGGAGGCCGTCGTCATCGTCGACAAGGCCACGGGCAAGAGCAAGGGCTACGGCTTCATTACCTTCCGCCACATCGATGGAGCTCTCCTTGCCCTAAAGGAGCCCTCCAAGAAGATTGACGGCCGCATGACTGTCACCCAGCTCGCGGCCGCCGGCACCGCCGGCCCCACAGCTGCCGCCCCGCCCCCCGTGGATGTCTCCCTCCGCAAGATCTTTGTCGGGAACGTCCCGGCTGACATGCCTTCCGACCGCCTCCTCGCCCACTTCTCCTCCTATGGGGAGATCGAGGAGGGGCCTCTGGGGTTTGACAAGCAGACGGGCAAGTTCCGGGGGTTTGCCCTGTTCGTCTACAAGACGGCCGAGGCAGCCAGGGCGTCGCTCGTGGACCCCACCAAGAACATCGATGGGCACCATCTGGTGTGCAAGCTTGCGattgaggggaagaaggggaagcCGGGGGCTCCGGCCACCGGCGCTGCTGGTCCGGTGGGTGGAGTCCAGGGCCAGCCAATGGGAGGCGGGGCTGATATCGGTGGGGATAAGCTCGGAATGGGTCACCAATCCTCCTTGCCCAGCTCTATGTCGAGCCAGTACGGAGGGCCGGGCGGTGGGATCTCTTCGTTTGGTGGTTACTCTGGCGGTGGGATACCAGGTGCTGCGGGGCTGGGTCACCATCATCACCTGAACTCATCGCTGCCGTCATCAATGGGTGCTGGCAATCCAGGTCTGTCATCAGTGGGAAGCCAGGTGCCTTCATCTCTAACTGGTGCTGGAGCTGGTGCTGGAGGTTATGGAGGAGGTCTTGGGGGTCCCTATGGATCTTCGTCGCAGTATGGTGGTCCTGGATCTGGTGGCTATGGTGGCTTTGGTGCAGGATCATCGTTGTACCGCTTGCCACCAAGCTCTGTTGGGATGCCCTCTGGGGCGTATCCTGAGAGTGGACACTACCCGCTGTCATCGTCTGCTTACCAGAGCCAGCACCACCCACCACCTGGCTCATCTCCTGGACCTAGGGTTCCGAGTGGAGGGCTTTACCAGAACCCATACTACTAG